One sulfur-oxidizing endosymbiont of Gigantopelta aegis genomic region harbors:
- the ispC gene encoding 1-deoxy-D-xylulose-5-phosphate reductoisomerase: MINVAILGSTGSIGTSTLDVIARQPERFCAYALTANKNVERIYEQCVQFSPVKVVMVDEASAHTLEQRLKANAQTSHIQVFSGSQALDDIAADKDVDYVMAAIVGAAGLNSSLAAARSGKRILLANKESLVMSGDLFMQAVKDNDAILLPIDSEHNAIFQSMPEQLTRNGASIDSGNALLLAGVEKILLTASGGPFLSKTLDELHHVTPDQACAHPNWEMGRKISVDSATMMNKGLEVIEASCLFNATADDIQVVIHPQSVIHSMVSYNDGSVLAQLGNPDMRTPIAHAMAWPERMNSGVAQLDIFKVAQLNFQQADFERFVCLRLAYDALRAGGTAPAILNAANEVAVEAFLQEQISFTRIAGIVEQTLEQLSSEAATSLDIILVADTQARIIATGLCTA, encoded by the coding sequence ATGATCAATGTAGCAATATTAGGATCAACTGGGTCTATAGGTACCAGTACGCTGGATGTGATTGCCAGACAGCCAGAACGCTTTTGTGCCTATGCACTCACCGCCAATAAAAATGTTGAACGGATCTATGAGCAATGTGTGCAATTTTCCCCTGTCAAAGTGGTAATGGTCGATGAAGCTTCGGCTCATACATTAGAGCAACGCCTAAAAGCTAATGCTCAAACTTCTCATATTCAAGTGTTCTCGGGCAGCCAGGCTTTGGATGATATTGCCGCTGATAAAGACGTCGATTATGTCATGGCAGCCATCGTAGGCGCGGCTGGACTTAATTCATCGCTAGCGGCGGCACGTAGTGGCAAGCGAATTTTACTAGCCAATAAAGAATCATTGGTGATGTCCGGTGACTTGTTTATGCAAGCGGTAAAGGATAATGATGCGATATTATTACCCATTGATAGCGAGCATAATGCCATTTTTCAGTCGATGCCGGAACAATTGACCCGTAATGGGGCGAGTATTGATTCGGGTAATGCCTTATTACTTGCCGGTGTAGAAAAAATTCTGCTGACAGCCTCAGGTGGGCCGTTTTTAAGTAAAACACTGGATGAATTACATCATGTCACACCGGATCAAGCCTGTGCTCATCCGAATTGGGAAATGGGACGGAAAATATCCGTTGATTCTGCCACGATGATGAATAAAGGACTGGAGGTCATTGAAGCCAGTTGCTTATTTAATGCGACGGCTGATGATATTCAGGTGGTTATCCATCCGCAAAGTGTGATTCATTCTATGGTATCCTATAACGATGGTTCGGTATTGGCGCAATTGGGCAATCCTGATATGCGCACCCCCATTGCTCATGCAATGGCATGGCCGGAGCGCATGAATTCTGGTGTGGCACAATTAGATATCTTTAAGGTTGCGCAATTGAATTTTCAACAAGCGGATTTTGAACGTTTTGTCTGCTTGCGCTTGGCCTATGATGCCCTACGTGCTGGCGGTACAGCTCCGGCTATTTTAAATGCGGCCAATGAAGTGGCTGTTGAGGCTTTTTTGCAGGAACAAATATCATTTACACGTATTGCCGGTATTGTTGAGCAGACTTTAGAGCAACTCAGTAGTGAAGCTGCAACGTCATTAGATATTATTCTTGTTGCTGATACTCAGGCAAGAATAATAGCGACAGGATTGTGTACTGCTTAA
- a CDS encoding phosphatidate cytidylyltransferase — translation MLKLRVITALILFPLAVSGILFLPKHYFAALFGLVMLLGAYEWAGFAKFPSVLAKLAYVLMVAVILLSIWLLNFILPMNFMNGLAAVFWLFAFVLLVAYPKSASFWSGKIIIISIMGFFLLSIAWYAVVKIHEIEALQFAQTQISGPYLLLSSMMLIWAADTGAYFSGKRFGKNKLAPKVSPGKSIEGVMGGLLLAVLIVILFTAWHGGQLQDYFNVIGITLVTVIFSVIGDLMESMFKRQADIKDSGNILPGHGGILDRIDSITAACPVFLIALSLVYL, via the coding sequence ATGTTAAAACTAAGAGTTATTACCGCTTTAATCCTATTTCCCCTTGCCGTCAGTGGCATTTTGTTTTTACCTAAGCACTATTTTGCCGCTCTGTTTGGCTTGGTCATGTTATTGGGTGCGTATGAGTGGGCGGGCTTTGCTAAATTCCCTTCCGTATTGGCAAAACTAGCCTATGTGTTGATGGTGGCAGTGATATTGCTCTCTATATGGCTGCTTAATTTTATTTTGCCGATGAACTTTATGAATGGCCTTGCGGCGGTATTTTGGCTTTTTGCCTTCGTGTTATTAGTCGCCTACCCCAAAAGTGCTAGCTTCTGGAGTGGCAAAATTATCATTATTTCCATCATGGGCTTTTTTCTATTAAGCATTGCTTGGTATGCCGTGGTTAAAATTCATGAAATTGAAGCATTGCAATTTGCTCAAACACAAATAAGTGGCCCGTATTTATTGCTCTCGTCTATGATGTTGATTTGGGCGGCGGATACCGGTGCCTATTTTTCTGGCAAGCGTTTTGGTAAAAACAAACTTGCACCTAAAGTCAGCCCTGGAAAATCCATTGAGGGTGTAATGGGTGGCTTATTATTAGCGGTATTGATTGTTATTCTATTTACCGCATGGCATGGCGGTCAGTTGCAAGACTATTTTAATGTTATCGGTATTACACTGGTGACGGTTATCTTTTCTGTTATTGGTGATCTTATGGAAAGTATGTTTAAGCGTCAGGCCGATATCAAAGACAGTGGCAATATACTGCCCGGACATGGTGGCATCTTAGATCGTATCGATAGCATCACTGCGGCTTGCCCAGTATTTTTAATCGCACTATCATTGGTGTATCTATAA
- the lpxB gene encoding lipid-A-disaccharide synthase — protein MRIGIIAGEASGDILAAGLMQGILAQYPDAQFEGIAGPLMVEAGCHAIYPAEKLSVMGLVEVLAHYRELSAIRKELIAHFLNNPPDVFIGIDAPDFNLVIEATLKKAGIGTIHYVSPSVWAWRQYRLAKIASAVDLMLTLFPFEARFYENHKISVKYVGHTLADEIDLAVDTHQAREKIHLEVAAKHHVIAVLPGSRMSEVSRLAKPFIETMLSSLKQQPELLFTIPFVNSKTRHFFEQELNEQTANDPEARSRFILFDGHSRNVMAAADAVMLASGTAALEALLLKKPMLVAYKLAPITYWIAKRLLKVPYYSLPNLLAGEYLVEEITQTDVCAENLTPKLLNLLSDDLWQNKLEIFNDIHSLLRKNANQSAAQAVIDYVKARGSIK, from the coding sequence ATGCGTATTGGCATTATTGCCGGAGAAGCTTCGGGCGACATTCTTGCAGCGGGTTTAATGCAGGGTATTTTAGCACAATACCCTGATGCACAATTTGAAGGTATCGCTGGCCCGCTAATGGTTGAGGCCGGCTGTCATGCCATTTATCCAGCGGAAAAACTATCCGTTATGGGCTTGGTTGAAGTCTTGGCTCACTATCGTGAGTTGTCCGCTATTCGTAAAGAACTCATCGCTCATTTTCTTAATAATCCACCGGATGTTTTTATCGGCATTGATGCGCCTGATTTTAATTTGGTTATTGAAGCAACCTTAAAAAAAGCCGGTATCGGTACGATTCATTATGTGAGCCCTTCCGTTTGGGCATGGCGTCAATATCGTCTGGCTAAAATAGCTTCAGCCGTTGATTTAATGTTGACGCTATTCCCCTTTGAGGCAAGATTTTACGAAAATCATAAAATTTCTGTAAAATATGTTGGACATACCTTAGCGGATGAAATTGATTTAGCGGTTGATACCCATCAGGCGCGTGAAAAAATTCATTTGGAAGTTGCTGCAAAGCATCATGTCATTGCTGTTCTACCGGGCAGTCGTATGTCAGAAGTCAGTCGCCTAGCGAAGCCTTTTATTGAAACGATGTTATCAAGTTTAAAACAGCAACCTGAGTTATTGTTCACAATTCCTTTTGTTAATAGCAAAACTCGTCATTTTTTTGAGCAAGAGCTGAATGAGCAAACTGCAAATGATCCGGAGGCTCGTTCGCGTTTTATATTGTTTGATGGTCATTCCAGAAATGTAATGGCAGCAGCTGATGCAGTCATGTTAGCATCCGGCACAGCGGCATTAGAAGCCTTGTTACTTAAAAAACCGATGTTAGTGGCCTATAAATTAGCGCCAATCACTTATTGGATTGCCAAACGTTTATTAAAAGTACCGTATTATTCCTTGCCTAATTTATTAGCCGGTGAATATCTGGTGGAAGAAATCACCCAGACGGATGTTTGTGCAGAGAATTTAACCCCAAAGTTATTAAATTTGTTATCTGATGACTTGTGGCAAAATAAGCTAGAAATCTTTAATGATATCCATTCCTTATTGCGTAAAAATGCCAATCAAAGTGCTGCACAAGCGGTAATCGATTATGTTAAGGCGCGGGGTTCTATAAAATAA
- a CDS encoding OmpH family outer membrane protein: MPTLPRLLVLMVLLFSVSFAYAGQKIAFVNQAKLLQKAPQAESARNKLQKEFAKRDKSLVKLQKQIKSNAIKLQKDAAILSAGELNKLKRKITLLRRDLERDKAAFKEDLSIRQNEELVKLQKAVLKSIQTIAKNEKYDLIISDGVIYASKQIDITDKILAQLKKQYSGR, encoded by the coding sequence ATGCCTACATTGCCACGTTTATTAGTTTTAATGGTATTGCTGTTTAGCGTATCATTTGCTTATGCAGGACAGAAAATTGCTTTTGTTAATCAAGCTAAGCTTCTACAAAAAGCACCGCAGGCAGAGTCTGCCCGTAATAAATTACAAAAAGAATTCGCTAAACGCGATAAATCCTTAGTAAAATTACAAAAACAAATAAAAAGCAATGCCATCAAGCTACAAAAAGATGCCGCTATTCTATCTGCCGGTGAATTGAACAAGCTGAAAAGAAAAATTACTTTATTAAGAAGAGATTTAGAACGTGATAAGGCAGCCTTTAAAGAAGATTTAAGTATTCGTCAAAATGAAGAATTGGTTAAATTACAAAAAGCTGTGCTGAAGTCAATTCAAACCATTGCTAAAAATGAAAAATATGACTTAATTATCAGTGATGGCGTGATTTATGCGAGCAAACAAATTGATATTACTGATAAAATATTAGCGCAGTTAAAAAAGCAATATAGCGGTCGTTAA
- the bamA gene encoding outer membrane protein assembly factor BamA has product MRRAVFSFVFLCLLFVHSMAFSAESFIIEDINVEGLQRISAGTVFNYLPLKVGDRLDAHTVSKSIRELYKTGFFKDVRLEKDGNTLIVFVIERPAISDIKFEGNKDIETEELTKALKQIGFAEGRVYDKSILQRVVEELKRQYFARGKYAVRIETKVTPLERNRVGIHLDVSEGRVTTIYRINIVGNNVFDTETLLDELELTTKTLFSFYTKTDQYSKQKLAGDLEKLRSYYLDRGYINFKIESTQVAITPNKKHMYITINLSEGEKYTINEVKLAGDLIIEPKEIFPVVHIQKGQFFSRKKITETSESIVDLLGKAGYAFSNVNPIPQVNEDKKEVAITFFVDPGNRVYVRRVNIIGNASTADGVIRREIRQFENSWISTTDVERSKARLQRLGFFKNVSVETPAVPGSPDLVDVTYTVEEQSTGSINAGAGFSQSQGIIFNFSISQNNFLGTGNRYALAVNTSDANTLYSISVTDPYFTDDGISRTLRATWRETDLAEENLSNYATDNASIGVGFGVPINEFDRIGFGLDFENTNIDLPSNPLLSTSFNILEFVAKEGTNFNTLRFSANWSHDTRNKAIFPTRGALQRLSGDLALPGSDLSFYHLNYVQQRFFPLTRTTTFMLKGNLGYAGTIGGDSFPPFERYYAGGMRDVRGYKSNTLGPKDDTPQYIPPFGAYPGGTTIPTGDPLGGELKVIGNAEIILPVPFVKDSSAYRLSGFVDMGNVFATAGDFEIGELRYTTGIAGAWLSPFGLLRVSMAVPLNEKSGDDTEVFQFSFGQNF; this is encoded by the coding sequence ATGCGTCGCGCAGTTTTTTCTTTTGTTTTTCTCTGTTTGTTATTTGTTCACTCAATGGCCTTCTCAGCTGAATCATTTATTATTGAAGATATCAATGTTGAAGGCTTGCAGCGTATTTCTGCGGGTACAGTGTTTAACTACTTACCGTTGAAAGTGGGCGATAGGCTTGATGCTCATACTGTTTCTAAATCCATTCGTGAACTTTATAAAACAGGCTTTTTCAAAGATGTACGTCTAGAGAAAGATGGCAATACTTTGATTGTCTTCGTTATTGAACGTCCGGCCATTTCTGATATTAAATTCGAAGGCAACAAAGACATTGAGACCGAAGAACTCACTAAGGCTTTGAAACAAATCGGTTTTGCTGAAGGTCGAGTCTATGACAAGTCTATCTTGCAACGTGTGGTTGAAGAGCTAAAGCGCCAGTATTTTGCCCGTGGTAAATATGCCGTACGCATTGAAACTAAAGTAACGCCCTTGGAACGTAATCGTGTTGGCATCCATTTAGATGTTTCAGAAGGGCGAGTGACGACGATTTATCGCATTAATATTGTTGGCAATAATGTCTTCGACACTGAAACTTTACTGGATGAATTGGAGTTAACGACTAAAACACTATTCTCTTTCTATACCAAAACTGACCAATATTCTAAACAAAAATTAGCGGGTGATTTGGAAAAATTGCGTTCCTATTATCTTGACCGTGGGTATATCAACTTTAAAATTGAATCCACTCAGGTTGCCATTACCCCGAATAAAAAGCATATGTATATCACTATTAACCTGTCCGAAGGTGAAAAATATACTATTAATGAGGTGAAATTGGCGGGTGATTTAATTATTGAGCCCAAAGAAATATTCCCTGTTGTTCATATTCAAAAAGGTCAGTTTTTCTCACGTAAAAAAATTACTGAAACCAGCGAGTCGATTGTTGATCTATTAGGTAAGGCCGGTTACGCTTTTTCTAATGTGAACCCCATTCCTCAAGTGAACGAAGACAAAAAAGAAGTAGCCATTACCTTCTTTGTCGATCCGGGAAACCGTGTTTATGTCCGTCGGGTGAATATTATTGGTAATGCCAGTACTGCCGATGGAGTCATTCGCCGTGAAATACGCCAATTTGAAAACTCCTGGATTTCCACTACTGATGTAGAGCGCTCCAAAGCACGTCTACAACGTCTGGGTTTCTTTAAGAATGTGAGTGTCGAGACGCCAGCAGTACCCGGCTCACCAGATTTGGTGGATGTGACTTATACTGTAGAAGAGCAATCAACGGGTAGTATTAATGCGGGTGCCGGTTTTTCCCAGTCGCAGGGTATTATTTTCAACTTCAGCATTTCACAGAATAACTTTTTGGGTACAGGTAACCGTTATGCGCTTGCGGTGAATACCAGTGATGCCAATACTTTGTATAGTATTAGTGTTACAGACCCGTACTTTACTGACGATGGCATCAGTCGAACCCTACGTGCAACCTGGCGTGAAACGGATTTGGCAGAGGAAAATTTATCCAATTATGCAACAGATAATGCCAGCATCGGTGTTGGTTTTGGTGTACCGATCAATGAATTTGACCGTATTGGTTTTGGCTTGGACTTTGAAAATACCAATATTGATTTACCTAGTAATCCGCTACTTTCAACATCGTTTAATATTTTAGAGTTTGTTGCTAAAGAAGGGACAAACTTCAATACCCTGAGGTTTTCGGCCAATTGGTCACATGACACACGTAACAAGGCCATTTTCCCAACCCGAGGTGCATTACAGCGCCTGTCAGGTGATTTGGCACTGCCAGGTAGTGATTTAAGTTTTTATCATTTAAACTATGTGCAACAACGTTTCTTCCCGTTGACTCGAACGACTACCTTTATGCTAAAAGGTAATTTGGGTTATGCAGGTACCATTGGTGGCGATTCATTCCCGCCATTTGAGCGTTACTATGCCGGTGGTATGCGTGATGTCCGAGGTTATAAATCTAATACATTAGGGCCTAAGGATGATACTCCTCAATATATTCCACCCTTTGGAGCATATCCCGGTGGAACAACAATCCCAACAGGCGATCCATTAGGTGGTGAGTTAAAAGTCATTGGTAATGCAGAAATTATTTTACCAGTGCCGTTCGTAAAAGATTCATCGGCTTATCGTTTAAGTGGCTTTGTTGATATGGGTAATGTATTTGCAACGGCGGGTGATTTTGAAATTGGGGAGTTGCGCTATACTACAGGTATAGCCGGTGCTTGGTTGAGCCCCTTTGGTTTATTAAGAGTGAGTATGGCAGTACCGCTAAACGAAAAATCGGGTGACGATACGGAAGTGTTCCAGTTCTCGTTTGGTCAGAATTTTTAA
- the lpxD gene encoding UDP-3-O-(3-hydroxymyristoyl)glucosamine N-acyltransferase produces MSISTRQASLQELADIVGATIKGDPNTLISGIATLELAQQNELSFFSNRKYHKFLKITQATVVILHADDLADCPSNAIVVADPYLAYAKIATWLTQTPIQKTQIAPSVIMADNVQLGENSLIGANVVIGENSNISNNVSLHAGCVIGKNVTIANNSVLYANVSVYDNVQIGEQCIIHSGAVIGSDGFGIANEKGQWLKVPQLGTVIIGDKVEVGANTTIDRGAIEDTVIENGVKLDNLIQIAHNVHIGEHTAIAGCVGVAGSSTIGKQCAIGGGSGILGHLTIADHVHITATSLVTKSIKESGVYSSGTPLQENAQWHKNFIRFKQLDKMARRISELEKKLNKIAKT; encoded by the coding sequence ATGTCTATCTCTACGCGACAGGCCAGCTTACAAGAATTGGCCGATATCGTTGGTGCTACAATCAAAGGTGATCCCAATACCCTTATTTCGGGTATTGCGACACTGGAGTTGGCACAGCAAAACGAATTGAGTTTTTTTTCAAATCGAAAGTACCATAAGTTTCTCAAAATAACTCAGGCGACTGTGGTCATATTGCATGCTGATGACTTGGCTGATTGTCCAAGTAATGCCATTGTGGTTGCTGATCCTTATCTGGCCTATGCAAAAATAGCGACCTGGCTTACCCAAACACCCATACAGAAAACACAAATAGCCCCAAGCGTTATAATGGCTGACAATGTTCAATTAGGTGAAAATAGCTTAATTGGAGCCAATGTTGTTATTGGTGAAAATAGCAATATTAGCAACAATGTTAGCCTTCATGCTGGCTGTGTTATTGGCAAAAATGTCACTATTGCCAACAATAGTGTTTTGTATGCCAATGTTTCTGTTTATGACAATGTGCAGATTGGTGAGCAATGTATCATTCACTCGGGTGCAGTGATAGGCAGTGATGGTTTTGGTATTGCCAATGAAAAAGGCCAATGGCTCAAAGTACCCCAACTGGGAACGGTTATTATTGGTGATAAAGTTGAAGTGGGCGCTAATACCACCATTGATCGTGGTGCAATAGAAGACACGGTGATTGAAAACGGTGTTAAACTGGATAACCTGATTCAAATTGCTCATAATGTTCACATTGGAGAACATACCGCTATTGCCGGTTGTGTCGGTGTTGCAGGCAGTTCAACTATTGGCAAACAATGTGCAATAGGTGGTGGTTCAGGTATTTTGGGACATTTGACGATTGCTGATCATGTACACATTACCGCCACTTCATTGGTGACTAAGTCAATTAAAGAATCCGGTGTTTATTCCTCTGGCACGCCCTTGCAGGAAAACGCACAATGGCACAAAAATTTTATTCGCTTTAAACAATTAGATAAAATGGCAAGACGCATAAGCGAACTAGAAAAAAAGCTTAATAAAATAGCAAAAACATAA
- the fabZ gene encoding 3-hydroxyacyl-ACP dehydratase FabZ, protein MEKQLNTMDIQDIMDHLPHRYPFLLVDKVLDFESGKSLTALKNVTYNEPQFTGHFPQKPILPGVLVIEALAQATGILAYKSTGTKPNGDSLYYLVGIDKARFKRPVNPGEQLILKVDVIKNMRGVWKFAAVATVDDQLVASAELMCAERDA, encoded by the coding sequence ATGGAAAAGCAACTTAATACAATGGATATCCAGGATATTATGGATCATCTTCCTCACCGCTACCCGTTTTTACTGGTGGATAAAGTGCTTGATTTTGAATCGGGTAAGTCCTTGACTGCACTAAAAAATGTGACTTATAACGAACCGCAATTTACTGGACATTTCCCACAAAAGCCTATTTTGCCGGGTGTATTGGTTATTGAAGCTCTTGCTCAGGCGACGGGTATCCTAGCATATAAATCAACCGGAACTAAGCCCAATGGCGACTCACTCTATTATTTAGTGGGCATTGATAAAGCACGTTTTAAACGTCCGGTCAATCCAGGTGAACAGCTGATACTCAAGGTTGATGTGATTAAAAATATGCGTGGCGTATGGAAATTTGCAGCGGTTGCGACAGTAGATGATCAATTAGTGGCCTCGGCAGAATTAATGTGCGCGGAGCGAGATGCCTAA
- the rnhB gene encoding ribonuclease HII: MAFDPLYLNLSGHIAGVDEVGRGPLAGAVVTAAVILDPNNPIVGLDDSKKLSEKKREVLALEIREKALCFCIARAEHEEIDALNIFHATLLAMKRAVEGLEIKPDKVLVDGKFCPDIAFPSEAVVKGDSRVAAISAASILAKVFRDNEMIVLDAVYPGYGFAKHKGYPTKVHIAALEKLGVTPIHRRSYKPVQRVLDDDSLKSRG; the protein is encoded by the coding sequence ATGGCCTTTGATCCCTTATATTTAAATTTGAGCGGTCATATTGCTGGTGTGGATGAAGTGGGGCGTGGCCCTCTAGCAGGGGCAGTGGTTACCGCTGCTGTGATCCTTGATCCGAATAATCCTATTGTCGGGTTGGATGATTCAAAAAAACTGAGTGAAAAAAAACGTGAAGTACTGGCCTTAGAAATAAGAGAAAAAGCCCTTTGTTTCTGCATTGCCCGGGCTGAGCATGAAGAGATTGATGCGCTGAATATCTTTCACGCGACTTTATTAGCGATGAAGCGTGCCGTTGAAGGCTTGGAAATTAAGCCTGATAAAGTATTAGTGGATGGCAAGTTTTGCCCTGACATTGCTTTTCCGAGTGAGGCAGTGGTTAAGGGAGACTCCAGGGTCGCTGCGATTAGTGCCGCTTCTATTTTGGCTAAAGTGTTTCGAGATAATGAGATGATTGTTTTAGATGCGGTTTATCCGGGGTATGGCTTTGCTAAACATAAAGGCTATCCGACTAAGGTTCATATTGCGGCCTTGGAGAAATTGGGTGTTACGCCGATTCATCGGCGAAGTTATAAGCCAGTGCAGAGGGTGCTCGATGATGACTCTTTAAAGTCCAGAGGCTAG
- the rseP gene encoding RIP metalloprotease RseP — MDNLFIILPAFIFTIALLVAIHEFGHFWVARKLNVKVLRFSIGFGMPLFSFRGKKDNTEFVLAAIPLGGYVKMLDEREADVPEDEVHRAFNRQSVYKRFAIVFAGPFINFVFAAFAFWLMFVMGVQGVKPIMGKLAPTSISWESGLRSGDHIVAVDDNDTPTMSAVYEHLFEAFLDRSTATITLNDQRKVHFDFSSMAQDVEPSELHKIIGLTVQLPVEDVIISEVTVDSPAAKAGIEAGDQIIAIDGQSIDHWRELVNAVIDRPGETISVEILRNAQRSTLAVIIGSAKSANRTIGRIGVRPKSVSGLPKSMYSMHQYGIFAAIPKGIEKTWDLSVLTVKMLGRIVIGEASIKNISGPITIAEVAGQSAQLGIESFLRFLAIVSLSLGVINLLPIPMLDGGHLLFYIVEIVKGSPVSDMVQEIGLKIGVTLLVMLMSVALYNDFARLLN, encoded by the coding sequence ATGGATAATCTTTTTATTATTTTACCCGCTTTTATTTTTACTATTGCCTTATTAGTGGCTATTCATGAGTTTGGTCATTTTTGGGTGGCAAGAAAGCTCAATGTCAAAGTGCTACGCTTTTCTATCGGTTTTGGTATGCCCTTATTTAGCTTTCGGGGCAAAAAAGATAATACTGAGTTTGTGCTGGCTGCAATCCCCTTAGGTGGCTATGTCAAAATGCTGGATGAAAGAGAGGCTGATGTGCCCGAGGATGAAGTTCACCGTGCCTTCAACCGCCAATCTGTTTATAAACGATTTGCCATTGTTTTTGCGGGACCTTTTATTAATTTTGTTTTTGCTGCTTTTGCCTTTTGGTTGATGTTTGTCATGGGGGTTCAGGGGGTGAAACCTATTATGGGCAAACTGGCTCCTACTTCAATTTCTTGGGAATCAGGGCTTAGAAGTGGTGATCACATCGTTGCGGTGGATGATAATGATACGCCTACAATGAGTGCTGTCTATGAACATTTATTTGAAGCCTTTCTTGATCGCAGTACGGCCACGATTACTTTAAACGATCAGCGTAAAGTCCATTTTGATTTTTCCAGTATGGCTCAGGATGTCGAACCTTCTGAACTACATAAAATTATTGGCCTGACGGTTCAATTGCCAGTTGAGGATGTCATTATTAGTGAAGTGACTGTTGATTCGCCAGCAGCAAAGGCAGGAATCGAGGCTGGGGATCAAATTATTGCCATTGATGGGCAGTCAATCGATCACTGGCGAGAGTTGGTTAATGCCGTTATCGATCGACCGGGTGAAACGATCAGTGTTGAAATTTTAAGAAATGCTCAGCGTTCAACATTGGCAGTGATAATTGGCTCAGCAAAAAGCGCTAATCGAACGATTGGTCGTATTGGCGTGCGCCCAAAGTCAGTCTCGGGCTTACCAAAATCCATGTATTCCATGCATCAATATGGTATTTTTGCTGCGATTCCCAAAGGAATTGAAAAAACTTGGGATTTATCAGTGCTAACAGTAAAAATGTTAGGTAGAATAGTCATCGGTGAAGCGTCCATCAAAAATATTAGTGGGCCTATTACCATTGCTGAGGTGGCTGGACAGTCAGCACAGCTCGGTATTGAGAGTTTTTTACGCTTTTTAGCCATTGTCAGTTTGAGTTTAGGGGTGATTAATTTATTACCGATTCCCATGCTGGATGGTGGACATTTATTGTTTTACATTGTTGAGATAGTTAAAGGCTCGCCTGTTTCAGATATGGTACAGGAAATTGGCCTGAAAATAGGCGTAACACTCTTAGTGATGCTGATGAGTGTTGCCTTGTATAATGACTTTGCTCGCTTGCTAAATTAA
- the lpxA gene encoding acyl-ACP--UDP-N-acetylglucosamine O-acyltransferase: protein MSLIHPTAIIDPAAELADDVEVGAYSVIGKKVTIDSGNKIASHVVINGPTHIGKDNTFFQFGSIGEAPQDKKYQGEDTTLEIGNRNIIREFTTLNRGTVQDRGATTIGSDNLIMAYVHVAHDCIIADDIILANNVALAGHVNIHSHAILGGFSLIHQFCTIGSYCFTAMNSVISKDIPPYVMVSGHMAKPHGLNIEGLKRHGFSAESIKAIRNAYKALYRSNLTLDDAITEINELATNCSDLSRMIDFLGNNVNRGIIR from the coding sequence ATGAGTTTAATTCACCCCACTGCAATCATTGATCCTGCTGCGGAACTTGCAGATGATGTGGAAGTGGGTGCTTATTCTGTTATTGGTAAAAAAGTAACAATTGATAGCGGCAATAAAATTGCTTCGCATGTGGTCATCAATGGCCCGACTCATATCGGTAAGGACAATACTTTTTTTCAATTTGGCTCAATTGGTGAAGCGCCACAAGATAAGAAGTATCAGGGTGAAGACACTACTCTGGAAATTGGCAATAGAAATATCATCCGAGAATTTACTACTCTAAATCGGGGTACAGTTCAAGATCGTGGTGCCACCACTATTGGCAGTGACAATCTTATTATGGCCTATGTTCATGTGGCTCATGATTGCATTATTGCTGATGATATTATTCTGGCCAATAATGTAGCCTTGGCAGGGCATGTTAATATTCATAGCCATGCAATATTAGGTGGATTTTCATTAATACATCAATTTTGCACTATCGGATCTTATTGTTTTACCGCCATGAATAGTGTTATTTCAAAAGATATTCCTCCCTATGTGATGGTTTCAGGGCACATGGCCAAGCCCCACGGCTTGAACATTGAAGGACTTAAACGTCATGGCTTTTCAGCAGAATCTATAAAAGCAATTCGCAATGCCTATAAGGCCTTATATCGATCCAACCTCACATTGGATGATGCAATTACTGAAATCAATGAGTTGGCAACCAACTGCTCTGATTTAAGTCGTATGATTGATTTTCTGGGTAACAATGTCAACCGGGGAATTATTCGCTGA